A window of Bradyrhizobium sp. AZCC 1610 contains these coding sequences:
- a CDS encoding cbb3-type cytochrome c oxidase subunit II translates to MSARFVALVAGVLFFFLAVVTQGILPFIEPTARTTDVTAVVRTDFGQLKWIVTDATDYTPLQQLGRQVYLREGCWYCHSQYVRPVTGETRRWGPVSEAGEYAFDVPHLWGTRRIGPDLTRVGLKYSDEWHLAHFWNPRMLSPDSNMAPFRGLFDTPAESVKIVDDGAGNRGLERTPVTEKLFAFESKEQIKLTPNADGLLFVPMAARGKAPIIWTPNKEYTGDTVNIAAETEALQGLIAYLQKLGMNRGKWRDLFEPQKLEVTDATVPRSSEWIAYGKEVYQRRCLGCHGESGDGNGQAATFMYKQRPRSFAAAVFKFRLTKEPLPTDGDLLRTITRGVRGTAMPAWHELHIIDRLAVIQYIKYELAVDRSDPAKPYAYFKEEPPGPPLYIGRPPVPSEQMLTRAKNVWQSAKCWECHGQTGKGDGEKAPGLKDDLGFPSPPADLTAGQFKSGPTVEDIFRTMTTGLSGTPMPSYRDPLSEEDRWALSYYVLALSAYKDPLSGEPLPIAPSDRRALDDPALEADTPDKAYIPSGRAAASRGGDHILAGKGNSVAKQRAAKE, encoded by the coding sequence ATGAGTGCGCGCTTCGTCGCTCTGGTGGCCGGGGTTTTATTCTTCTTTCTCGCCGTGGTCACCCAGGGCATCCTACCCTTTATTGAGCCGACGGCGCGGACGACCGACGTGACCGCTGTGGTCCGCACCGATTTTGGTCAGCTCAAATGGATAGTGACCGATGCCACTGATTATACGCCGCTGCAGCAGCTCGGCCGCCAGGTGTATCTACGCGAGGGGTGTTGGTACTGCCATTCGCAATACGTGCGTCCGGTGACCGGCGAGACGCGCCGTTGGGGTCCGGTCTCCGAAGCAGGCGAATACGCCTTCGACGTGCCGCACCTATGGGGCACCCGGCGTATCGGGCCGGATCTGACGCGGGTCGGGCTCAAATACAGCGACGAATGGCATCTCGCGCATTTCTGGAATCCCCGAATGCTCTCGCCGGATTCGAATATGGCGCCTTTTCGGGGACTGTTCGACACGCCCGCAGAATCCGTCAAGATTGTCGATGACGGAGCTGGTAATCGCGGCCTGGAACGAACGCCCGTTACTGAGAAGCTCTTCGCATTTGAAAGCAAGGAGCAAATTAAGCTCACGCCGAACGCCGATGGACTTCTGTTTGTGCCCATGGCGGCGCGCGGCAAGGCTCCGATCATTTGGACGCCGAACAAGGAATATACAGGCGACACCGTCAACATCGCCGCCGAGACAGAAGCGCTGCAGGGGCTCATCGCTTATCTCCAAAAACTTGGCATGAATCGCGGCAAGTGGCGGGACCTGTTTGAGCCGCAAAAGCTCGAAGTTACGGATGCTACGGTGCCGCGATCGAGCGAATGGATCGCCTACGGCAAAGAGGTCTATCAGCGGCGATGCCTCGGCTGCCACGGGGAGAGCGGCGACGGTAATGGACAGGCTGCAACCTTTATGTACAAGCAGCGCCCGAGGAGCTTCGCGGCGGCCGTTTTCAAGTTCAGGCTGACCAAGGAGCCGTTGCCAACCGATGGCGACCTTCTGCGCACCATTACGCGCGGCGTTCGGGGCACGGCGATGCCGGCCTGGCACGAGCTGCATATAATCGACCGCCTCGCTGTCATTCAGTACATCAAGTATGAACTGGCGGTCGACCGTTCCGACCCGGCAAAGCCCTATGCCTATTTCAAGGAAGAACCGCCAGGTCCGCCCCTGTACATCGGGCGGCCGCCTGTTCCGTCTGAGCAGATGCTCACTCGCGCCAAGAATGTGTGGCAGAGTGCAAAGTGTTGGGAGTGTCATGGTCAGACCGGGAAGGGTGATGGCGAAAAGGCTCCCGGGCTGAAGGACGATCTGGGCTTTCCAAGCCCGCCCGCGGACCTTACCGCCGGCCAATTCAAGTCAGGTCCTACAGTTGAGGACATCTTCCGTACGATGACGACCGGGTTGAGCGGCACGCCCATGCCATCCTACCGGGATCCGCTGTCAGAAGAGGACCGCTGGGCGCTCTCCTACTACGTGCTTGCACTATCGGCCTACAAGGATCCGCTGTCGGGCGAGCCGCTGCCGATCGCCCCCAGTGATCGCAGGGCACTCGACGATCCTGCGCTCGAGGCCGATACGCCGGACAAAGCCTACATCCCAAGCGGCCGCGCTGCGGCGAGCCGCGGCGGCGATCACATCCTGGCCGGCAAGGGGAATAGCGTGGCCAAGCAACGGGCCGCCAAGGAGTAA
- a CDS encoding cbb3-type cytochrome c oxidase subunit I, whose translation MAEVFPAERLRGRFSGVILDDLVDWRVVRTWLYFGMFWLLVTPSVGVAISGLFNYPDYLGTSNLGLTFGRLRPVHVNGVIFGAFSALFIGECHYLVPRLCGVRVPWAQWGVPLAWLYNISLAAGLISLPFAQNHGLEAGELPLFAEIPIFIVIAATTAQFLLTIAQRLEAPLYVALWYLIGAFVWTTMNLLLGSFILPYTIPGINSAAFHGLYIHYIVGLWLTPAGYVLIYYFLPVAVRNPLYAHQLSLVGFWSLALFYPFVGIHHYLYSPIADWTETLAIITSMLLIIPVWTVLVNFFGTVKGRWDGFGKNLPAKFLIMGSLMYLVGCFQGSTEALRSIQQPTHFTDFVISHSHLTVFGTFVVWAMGGLIYVWPRAVKRELWSWTLGNWSFWLITVGITTMGLVLTAGGLQQGFEWMNGTEWLDTVVRMKAYWLVRTLSGITMDIGMSLLVFNLMMTALSRPAEERAPIQAPGAAPIPAGGSAE comes from the coding sequence ATGGCGGAGGTGTTTCCTGCAGAGAGACTGCGCGGCAGGTTCAGTGGCGTCATCTTGGATGATCTGGTCGATTGGCGGGTGGTCCGAACCTGGCTTTATTTTGGCATGTTCTGGCTCCTCGTCACGCCGTCGGTGGGCGTGGCGATCTCAGGTCTCTTCAACTATCCGGACTATCTTGGGACCAGTAATCTAGGGCTGACCTTTGGCCGGCTGCGGCCGGTTCATGTCAATGGCGTCATCTTCGGCGCCTTTTCCGCCCTCTTCATTGGCGAATGTCACTATCTGGTCCCGCGCCTCTGCGGTGTGCGGGTGCCATGGGCACAATGGGGCGTACCGCTAGCATGGCTTTATAACATCAGCTTGGCGGCGGGGCTCATCTCGTTGCCTTTTGCGCAGAACCATGGCCTGGAGGCAGGCGAGCTCCCGCTCTTCGCCGAGATTCCCATCTTCATCGTCATCGCAGCGACGACGGCACAGTTCCTCCTCACCATCGCACAACGGCTCGAAGCGCCGCTCTATGTGGCGCTCTGGTATCTCATAGGGGCCTTCGTGTGGACGACGATGAATCTCTTGCTGGGTAGCTTCATCCTTCCCTACACGATTCCAGGCATTAATAGCGCCGCATTTCATGGCCTCTACATCCACTACATCGTCGGACTGTGGCTCACGCCCGCAGGCTACGTGCTCATCTACTATTTCCTGCCGGTCGCTGTGCGCAATCCGCTTTACGCACACCAGCTGTCGCTGGTGGGTTTCTGGTCGCTCGCGCTGTTCTATCCCTTCGTTGGCATCCACCATTATCTGTATAGCCCGATCGCCGACTGGACCGAGACTCTCGCGATCATCACCTCCATGTTGCTGATAATTCCCGTGTGGACGGTGCTCGTGAATTTCTTCGGCACCGTGAAGGGGCGTTGGGATGGTTTCGGGAAGAACCTCCCCGCGAAATTCCTGATCATGGGTTCGCTGATGTATCTGGTCGGTTGCTTCCAGGGCTCAACCGAGGCGTTGCGCTCGATCCAGCAGCCCACCCATTTCACCGACTTCGTCATCTCACACTCGCATCTCACCGTTTTCGGCACGTTCGTGGTCTGGGCGATGGGCGGTCTAATTTACGTGTGGCCGCGCGCGGTCAAACGCGAGCTTTGGTCATGGACCCTTGGCAACTGGTCGTTCTGGCTGATCACCGTCGGTATTACGACCATGGGTCTGGTGCTGACCGCCGGAGGTCTGCAGCAAGGCTTCGAATGGATGAATGGCACCGAGTGGCTCGACACGGTGGTCCGGATGAAAGCCTATTGGCTGGTGCGTACGCTCAGCGGCATCACGATGGACATCGGGATGTCGCTGCTCGTCTTCAATCTTATGATGACCGCACTCAGCCGACCGGCCGAGGAAAGAGCGCCCATTCAGGCTCCAGGTGCAGCCCCGATTCCCGCCGGAGGATCAGCCGAATGA
- a CDS encoding c-type cytochrome produces the protein MTAPITRFILFRAAPAVALAVLVGPAGAHKDPVTPQLLNSYQQVFMEQVRKGDLLFHGDAATEQAMDVVLSKTGMACAMCHPMTADTHPATFPKYQAQMAKFATLRDMINWCIEKPNQGEKIADDSEAMKALEAYIYWSQSGSVLNPGKF, from the coding sequence ATGACCGCGCCCATCACACGTTTCATTCTGTTCCGCGCTGCCCCGGCGGTAGCACTTGCCGTCCTGGTCGGCCCTGCGGGTGCGCACAAGGATCCGGTGACGCCGCAGCTGCTGAACTCCTACCAGCAAGTGTTTATGGAGCAGGTCCGCAAGGGCGATCTGCTGTTCCACGGCGATGCTGCAACCGAGCAGGCGATGGATGTCGTGTTGTCCAAAACGGGAATGGCATGCGCCATGTGCCATCCCATGACGGCCGATACCCACCCCGCCACGTTTCCGAAGTACCAAGCCCAGATGGCCAAGTTCGCGACGTTGCGCGACATGATCAATTGGTGCATCGAGAAACCCAACCAGGGAGAAAAAATCGCCGATGACTCGGAAGCGATGAAGGCTCTGGAAGCGTACATCTACTGGTCGCAGAGCGGCTCGGTGTTGAACCCGGGCAAGTTCTGA
- a CDS encoding metallophosphoesterase family protein, with protein MSELERDRREMAAVLQQPGVRPDPSLRITRRTFVHRSCLVGAATVAETFAWWPLLNTLDVAYAAEAPFKFAWISDTHLYPKSLNTRFVEKTVRAAKEVQAMSPPADFLIFGGDLAQLGKVEELELGVEILKEINIRKVYIPGEHDWYLDMGKKWGELFGQPHWTFDHKGVRFVGLDTVSRGPDYWTARKMSPEERMGHMATLDGTVAGAWAGVGRDQLDWLQKTLANWDRNRPVVIFSHNPLYEYYPPWNFWVRDWREVNEVLKPYTKVTNIHGHTHQVLYNEIGTMRSIGMLATSWPWPYAPEGVPKLTKPMIRVDPGDHFDGVGWAKIDVSAQDKVEAEYIMWRKQVFAQSPDDYSKSIPEVLRPRIADNIWPY; from the coding sequence ATGTCCGAGCTTGAGCGCGACCGGCGTGAAATGGCTGCGGTGCTCCAACAGCCCGGAGTGCGTCCTGACCCCTCGCTGCGGATTACCCGGCGCACCTTTGTTCACAGATCATGTCTCGTCGGAGCCGCGACCGTAGCCGAGACCTTCGCCTGGTGGCCGCTGCTCAACACTCTCGACGTCGCTTATGCGGCCGAGGCGCCATTCAAGTTTGCCTGGATTTCCGACACCCATCTCTATCCGAAATCACTCAATACGCGCTTCGTCGAGAAGACGGTGCGTGCCGCCAAGGAGGTGCAGGCGATGAGTCCGCCGGCCGATTTCCTGATCTTCGGCGGCGATCTGGCCCAGCTTGGCAAGGTCGAGGAACTCGAGCTCGGTGTAGAGATCCTGAAAGAAATCAACATCCGCAAGGTCTACATTCCGGGCGAGCACGATTGGTACCTCGACATGGGCAAGAAATGGGGCGAGCTGTTCGGTCAGCCCCACTGGACCTTCGACCACAAGGGCGTGCGCTTTGTCGGGCTCGACACCGTCAGTCGCGGGCCGGACTATTGGACGGCGAGGAAGATGAGTCCCGAGGAGCGTATGGGTCACATGGCCACGCTCGACGGAACTGTTGCCGGCGCGTGGGCGGGCGTTGGCCGCGATCAGCTCGACTGGTTGCAGAAGACGCTTGCCAATTGGGACCGGAACCGGCCGGTCGTCATCTTCAGCCACAATCCGCTCTACGAGTACTATCCGCCGTGGAACTTCTGGGTGCGCGACTGGCGCGAGGTGAACGAGGTGCTCAAGCCCTACACCAAGGTCACCAACATCCACGGTCACACGCATCAGGTGCTCTACAACGAAATCGGCACCATGCGCTCGATCGGCATGCTGGCAACCTCATGGCCTTGGCCGTACGCGCCGGAGGGGGTGCCGAAGCTGACCAAGCCGATGATCCGGGTCGACCCTGGTGATCACTTTGACGGGGTAGGATGGGCCAAGATCGACGTCAGCGCCCAGGACAAAGTCGAAGCCGAATACATCATGTGGCGTAAGCAGGTGTTCGCGCAGTCACCGGATGACTATTCGAAGAGCATTCCCGAGGTTTTGCGGCCTCGGATCGCCGATAATATTTGGCCATACTAG
- a CDS encoding carboxypeptidase regulatory-like domain-containing protein, which yields MTGLAIKWLIGASAMVAAVATPLPAPAYEAGPVAGGGSITGKVVFNGPPGTRKVIPTKDIEVCGGPYEETLIQVGPDKSVQNAVVYLTDIAKGKAWPADAKKPEIDNKKCKFEPSIQVIRVGGLDVVNSDPMLHNTHGYYGKRTVFNLALPNQGQRIPVELPRPGEVRIDCDAHGWMEAFIYVADNPYYAVTGADGKFTISDVPAGTYKLVAYQPFTGPNEQTVTVAAGKASDLNIELKKGATSVQGGSGAK from the coding sequence ATGACTGGCTTAGCCATTAAGTGGCTGATCGGGGCGTCGGCGATGGTCGCGGCGGTGGCAACGCCGCTCCCGGCGCCAGCCTACGAAGCGGGCCCGGTCGCGGGCGGCGGATCGATCACCGGCAAGGTCGTGTTCAACGGACCCCCCGGCACCCGCAAGGTCATTCCGACCAAGGACATCGAGGTGTGCGGCGGTCCCTACGAGGAGACGCTCATTCAGGTGGGGCCGGACAAGAGCGTACAGAACGCCGTCGTGTATCTGACCGATATCGCGAAAGGAAAAGCCTGGCCGGCGGACGCCAAGAAGCCGGAAATCGACAACAAGAAGTGCAAGTTCGAACCTAGCATTCAGGTGATACGCGTGGGCGGGCTGGACGTCGTCAATAGCGATCCGATGCTCCACAACACGCACGGCTATTACGGCAAGCGCACTGTGTTCAACCTCGCTCTGCCCAACCAGGGTCAGCGAATTCCCGTCGAATTGCCGCGGCCGGGCGAGGTGCGCATCGACTGTGACGCACATGGCTGGATGGAAGCGTTTATCTATGTCGCCGACAATCCCTACTACGCCGTCACCGGCGCCGACGGAAAGTTCACCATCTCCGACGTTCCGGCCGGAACCTACAAGCTGGTGGCGTACCAACCCTTCACCGGCCCGAACGAGCAGACGGTGACCGTTGCGGCGGGGAAGGCGAGCGATCTGAATATCGAACTGAAGAAGGGCGCCACGTCGGTTCAAGGCGGTTCCGGCGCGAAGTAA
- a CDS encoding SCO family protein translates to MRRRPIFSDIGRAMPFGIALATALALSQPLVRAANSPATIGGPFTLTSPDGATVTDQTYRGKWLLVYFGFTSCPDSCPTALLDISAALEKLGPDADKLQPLFITIDPQRDTPDVMGTYTQSFDSRIVGLTGTRQQIAAVAQEYGVYYAPRRSEPGAVDYVMDHSTYHYLMDAEGKFVRGFDADTPGERIAEAVRGAMAKARACGRGPSTQ, encoded by the coding sequence ATGCGTCGCCGTCCCATATTTTCGGATATTGGGCGAGCAATGCCTTTCGGCATTGCTCTCGCGACCGCCTTGGCGTTGAGCCAACCGCTCGTACGCGCGGCCAACTCGCCGGCGACGATCGGCGGCCCGTTCACACTCACCTCACCTGACGGCGCGACGGTCACGGATCAGACCTACCGTGGGAAATGGCTGCTGGTTTATTTCGGCTTCACTTCGTGCCCCGATAGCTGCCCGACGGCGCTCCTTGATATTTCCGCCGCGCTTGAGAAGCTCGGCCCCGACGCCGACAAGCTCCAACCGTTGTTCATCACAATCGATCCGCAGCGCGACACGCCGGACGTAATGGGAACCTACACCCAGTCGTTCGATTCGAGGATCGTCGGACTCACGGGCACGCGGCAGCAGATCGCTGCCGTTGCCCAGGAGTATGGAGTCTATTACGCCCCCCGTAGGAGCGAGCCGGGCGCCGTCGATTACGTCATGGACCACAGCACCTATCACTACCTGATGGACGCTGAAGGCAAATTCGTGCGCGGCTTTGACGCCGACACGCCAGGCGAGCGCATCGCCGAGGCGGTGCGCGGCGCCATGGCAAAGGCTCGCGCATGTGGTCGGGGACCATCAACGCAATGA
- a CDS encoding MFS transporter, with protein sequence MHRTQLVALAFGYFVVGIGAFAVGGLLNEIARDLGTSAAGAGQLMSTYSAALAIGAPLLTPLTKRLERRALITAGLVLFGAMQFAAAIAPTYGTLVAARVFAGFAAAIVIPHSIVAAGLAAPSGQGGRAIATMFLGFTLSIVIGIPAGNALGAVLGWRATLGLVGAMAFMSAIWIGLAISAKLPNMPVDWNASRSLVRNAALLWLLLTTILQCAGQFTLYTYLAPALRDRLEVNAREIGLLFGWFGLSGLIGNFIASRIIDRAGAARVVAVCLALIIAAFVIWPLAEGSMKLTMLAILIWGLGGFAIHPSQQARLVAIAPNLASATAALNSSGTYLGQMLGSVLGGGLTSGFSTNALAWGGAVLLLAASGTAFAAGRSQAPRISC encoded by the coding sequence GTGCATAGAACGCAGCTCGTCGCGCTCGCATTCGGCTATTTCGTTGTGGGGATCGGCGCCTTCGCGGTGGGCGGTCTGCTCAACGAGATTGCGAGAGACCTCGGCACGTCAGCCGCAGGCGCCGGACAATTGATGTCCACCTATTCGGCTGCCCTCGCGATTGGGGCGCCGCTGCTCACACCTCTCACCAAGCGACTTGAGCGGCGCGCGCTGATTACTGCGGGACTGGTGTTATTTGGAGCCATGCAGTTTGCCGCGGCCATTGCGCCAACCTACGGTACGCTCGTGGCGGCGCGCGTCTTTGCTGGGTTCGCTGCTGCGATCGTCATCCCGCATTCGATCGTCGCCGCTGGGCTGGCAGCACCGTCTGGACAGGGTGGCAGAGCCATCGCCACGATGTTTCTAGGCTTTACCCTTTCCATTGTGATTGGGATACCCGCAGGAAATGCGTTGGGAGCAGTTCTTGGTTGGCGTGCAACGTTGGGCCTTGTGGGCGCAATGGCGTTCATGAGTGCGATCTGGATCGGACTCGCCATTTCAGCGAAACTTCCGAATATGCCGGTAGACTGGAATGCGTCGCGGTCCTTGGTGCGTAATGCGGCACTTCTTTGGTTGTTGCTGACCACGATTCTTCAGTGTGCGGGTCAATTTACCCTTTATACTTACCTTGCACCCGCACTTCGAGACCGCCTGGAAGTCAACGCAAGAGAAATTGGCCTTCTGTTCGGTTGGTTCGGGTTGTCGGGGCTCATCGGCAACTTCATTGCAAGTCGCATTATCGATCGCGCTGGTGCGGCACGTGTCGTCGCTGTGTGTCTGGCGCTGATCATTGCGGCGTTCGTGATATGGCCCCTGGCAGAAGGATCGATGAAGCTAACGATGCTGGCGATCCTGATATGGGGGCTCGGCGGCTTCGCTATTCATCCGTCTCAGCAAGCGCGACTGGTGGCAATCGCACCGAACTTGGCTTCAGCTACTGCCGCCCTAAATTCGTCCGGCACATATCTCGGACAGATGCTCGGCAGTGTCCTGGGAGGCGGGCTAACCAGCGGGTTCAGCACGAACGCGCTCGCGTGGGGAGGAGCTGTGTTGCTTCTGGCAGCGAGTGGAACCGCATTTGCCGCGGGCCGATCGCAAGCCCCTAGAATATCATGCTGA
- a CDS encoding alpha/beta fold hydrolase: protein MIPANETFNGTYPFKPNFTSAPGFRMHYVDEGHGEPIVCLHGEPTWGYIYRKFIPSLSRSHRVIVPDHMGFGKSETPADREYTLRTHVDNLEALLLGLNLADITLVMQDWGGPIGGGFACRHPDHVKRLCLLNTIVPLGLPLEPDLFPKNMESEWFRWIRKSHDNGSLENVLGHLDVTVLSVMKLLGFENSAAVDQTWIQAYGAHFRTKEDCIGAINFPLDFALGKAQFQTGRPDQAEAVRRKPAMLAEGMRDRAVLPETALTHFRTAFPDGAVIELENAGHYCQEDVPEILIALIKQFVQLR, encoded by the coding sequence ATGATACCGGCAAACGAAACCTTCAACGGCACCTATCCATTCAAGCCTAACTTCACCAGCGCTCCAGGATTCCGAATGCACTACGTCGATGAAGGCCATGGAGAGCCGATCGTATGTCTCCACGGTGAGCCGACCTGGGGTTACATATATCGAAAATTCATCCCGTCGCTGAGCAGATCACATCGCGTCATTGTTCCCGACCACATGGGATTTGGGAAGAGCGAGACCCCGGCTGATCGCGAGTACACGCTCCGAACACACGTTGATAATCTCGAGGCGCTCCTCCTCGGGCTTAACCTCGCCGATATCACGCTGGTCATGCAGGATTGGGGTGGGCCGATCGGAGGAGGGTTCGCCTGCCGTCATCCCGATCATGTCAAGCGGCTCTGTCTGCTGAATACAATCGTGCCACTCGGCCTTCCACTGGAGCCGGACCTCTTTCCCAAGAACATGGAATCGGAGTGGTTTCGCTGGATACGAAAATCGCACGACAATGGATCGCTGGAGAACGTACTTGGTCATCTCGATGTGACAGTCTTAAGCGTCATGAAGCTTCTTGGATTCGAGAACAGCGCAGCCGTCGACCAAACGTGGATTCAGGCATACGGCGCCCATTTCCGAACCAAGGAGGACTGTATTGGTGCGATCAACTTTCCCCTCGATTTTGCACTTGGCAAAGCGCAATTTCAGACCGGGAGGCCGGATCAGGCCGAGGCAGTCAGACGGAAGCCGGCAATGCTTGCCGAGGGTATGCGGGATAGGGCCGTGCTGCCTGAAACTGCCCTTACTCATTTTCGCACAGCATTTCCGGATGGAGCCGTGATCGAATTGGAAAATGCGGGTCACTACTGCCAGGAGGACGTACCGGAAATTCTGATTGCGCTGATCAAACAGTTCGTTCAGCTCAGGTGA
- a CDS encoding helix-turn-helix transcriptional regulator, with the protein MAIASVTHGSFQYRTQAGSATLVPGSLLLGNAGSSFECGHEHAQGDRCLAFHFAPAFFETVAAGVMDVRKAAFSYASVPPTSELVGLLAEAEVVRDARDAAALEEIAIRLTGAALTITTGKRAATRSPNARDERRITQALRRIDAPVDENFRLNSLAREAAMSPYHFLRTFRQVTGMTPHQYVLRTRLHRAAIRLRTSRDSISAIAFKAGFRDLATFNRRFHRLIGTTPSAYRTVGRM; encoded by the coding sequence ATGGCAATCGCATCCGTTACGCACGGAAGCTTTCAATACCGGACGCAGGCTGGATCAGCGACTCTGGTCCCAGGCTCGCTCCTGCTTGGCAATGCCGGCAGCAGCTTCGAATGCGGGCATGAACATGCGCAGGGCGACCGCTGCCTCGCCTTCCATTTTGCGCCGGCGTTCTTCGAGACTGTTGCAGCGGGCGTAATGGACGTGCGCAAGGCGGCGTTCTCCTATGCCAGCGTGCCCCCGACGAGCGAACTCGTCGGCCTGCTGGCTGAGGCGGAAGTGGTCCGCGACGCACGCGATGCAGCCGCACTCGAGGAAATTGCAATACGACTTACGGGTGCCGCGTTGACGATCACGACAGGAAAGCGCGCGGCCACGCGCAGCCCGAACGCGCGCGACGAACGACGGATCACCCAAGCCTTGCGCCGCATTGACGCGCCGGTAGATGAAAACTTCCGGCTCAACTCCCTCGCCCGTGAAGCAGCAATGAGCCCATACCATTTCTTGCGCACGTTCCGCCAGGTGACCGGGATGACGCCGCATCAATATGTTCTCCGTACCCGGCTTCATCGCGCCGCGATACGGTTGCGGACGAGCAGAGATTCGATCTCTGCGATCGCATTCAAGGCCGGCTTCAGAGATCTCGCCACCTTTAACCGACGCTTTCACCGGCTGATCGGCACAACCCCGAGCGCCTACCGCACGGTGGGCAGGATGTAG
- a CDS encoding HlyD family type I secretion periplasmic adaptor subunit: MSAKKDIGEWHRGVPLSAKWPIFAGLAILVVGLGCFGVWAGVAPLNSAVVASGTFVATGQNKLIQHFEGGIIREIAVRDGDVVEANQILVRMDDTAVNAKLRRLVLKKYRLIAMKARLEAEMNSMETIEIPAAFSGSVRDPEVKAILERQRAELRARRVSLATEESLLGKQIAGLEESIRGYQAQVQSTKDRITLFAEELKDKNSLLGQQLVRKSDVLALRRSEASLGGDLGEYLGRIADSKERIAQANERIAQLHSTALRDAIKELRETEGDLDDVEEQIRAAQDVVDRVEVRSPVRGIVVKKNFHTPGGVVSPGAVILELLPIGEERIIEAHMNPKDISHVSVGQEALVRLSALNQRITPTVGASVIYVSADALAAQMQAKNEARPDSDTRREFYVVRVRLDQDDILRRMPEFIPTPGMPADVYIKTGERTFFEYIMRPVFDSFSRGFRET; encoded by the coding sequence ATGAGCGCGAAAAAGGACATCGGCGAGTGGCATCGCGGCGTTCCGCTCAGCGCCAAATGGCCTATCTTCGCAGGCCTCGCCATTCTTGTCGTTGGGCTCGGTTGTTTCGGTGTTTGGGCCGGAGTAGCTCCTCTGAACAGTGCGGTCGTTGCCTCGGGCACGTTCGTGGCCACCGGGCAGAACAAGCTGATCCAGCACTTCGAGGGCGGCATCATCCGCGAGATTGCGGTCAGGGACGGCGATGTGGTCGAGGCGAACCAGATCCTCGTTCGCATGGACGACACCGCGGTCAATGCCAAGCTGAGGCGGCTGGTTCTAAAGAAGTATCGACTGATTGCCATGAAGGCGCGTCTCGAAGCCGAAATGAACTCTATGGAGACAATCGAAATTCCGGCAGCATTCAGCGGCAGCGTACGTGATCCGGAAGTCAAAGCGATTCTTGAGCGGCAACGTGCCGAGCTGCGGGCACGCCGGGTTAGTCTCGCGACCGAAGAAAGCCTGCTCGGCAAGCAAATCGCCGGGCTGGAGGAAAGCATTCGCGGATATCAGGCGCAAGTGCAGTCCACCAAAGATCGTATTACTCTGTTCGCCGAAGAGCTGAAGGACAAGAATTCGCTTCTTGGACAGCAGTTGGTCCGCAAGTCGGATGTGCTGGCGCTGCGGCGCTCCGAGGCGAGTCTCGGCGGAGACCTCGGCGAGTATCTCGGTCGCATCGCCGATTCAAAGGAGCGGATCGCTCAGGCCAACGAGAGGATAGCCCAACTCCACTCGACGGCGCTGCGGGATGCGATCAAGGAGCTGCGCGAGACCGAGGGGGATCTGGACGACGTCGAGGAGCAGATTCGCGCCGCCCAAGACGTAGTCGACCGGGTCGAAGTCCGTTCGCCGGTCCGTGGCATCGTGGTGAAGAAGAACTTCCATACGCCGGGCGGCGTCGTCTCTCCTGGCGCCGTGATCCTTGAGCTTCTGCCGATAGGCGAAGAGCGCATCATCGAGGCACACATGAATCCCAAGGACATTTCGCACGTGAGCGTAGGCCAGGAAGCGCTGGTGCGGCTGTCGGCGCTGAACCAGCGCATTACGCCCACGGTCGGAGCGAGCGTCATCTACGTGTCGGCCGACGCCTTGGCGGCGCAAATGCAGGCCAAGAACGAAGCACGCCCAGACAGTGACACGCGTCGGGAATTCTACGTCGTTCGGGTGCGCCTGGACCAGGACGATATCCTCAGGCGCATGCCTGAATTCATCCCGACGCCCGGGATGCCCGCCGACGTCTACATCAAGACCGGAGAGCGTACGTTTTTCGAGTACATTATGAGGCCGGTCTTCGACAGCTTCTCCCGCGGTTTCCGCGAAACCTGA